The genomic interval GATGTGTTGTTTTTGAATGATAATAATATAAAAAATGCAAAGCCCATTGAAGAAATGAATAGACCTTATAAAATAAATATAGACAATAATCCTGTAGAAATTATGCCATGTGTTGATTCATCAATATTTACACCACTTGCAGATTCTTGGAATTTGACTTTAGAAAGATTGCCTTAGTGATTTCTCTTTTCAAATCATAAATTGAACTCACTTTATTTTCATGCTAAACTATACTAAGTTTAATTATCACATTATAAAAAGGGAGGCTCATAATGTTTAAACTTAAATCAAAAAAACTTATTACGCTAATTTCATTCTCTTTAGCATTAATTATTTGTTCATGTACTTCAAATGTATTATCAACATCCGCGTCTGAATATATACATGAAATAGAACAAAAATTTGACGCTGAAAAAGCTGATTCTATTAATTATTTTTATGGAAATTTCAAAATGTACGAAGATCCAGTTTACATGACGGAATTTGATGAAAATAGGAAGAATACCGCAGACAATTTAGCAAATAGAATAATAAATTCTATAAAAAATAACGAATATAAGACCTTTTCAGCCACAGAATCAGCTCTAGAAAATCCTTCGTTCCTCGAAAAGCCTTATTTTGATTATCTAAAAAATATGTTTGATAATTCTACCATAGAATTATTTGCTACAATGCATCTAAACGGCTATGATGAAGGTGAGAGTCTTTCATCTGAATATAGTAGCTATTTCTATAACCGAGGTTTTCAGCATGAAAATGAATCTTACAATTATCTATACACTGTAGAGAAGGATAGTACAACTCATACATTTGTTATTTCATTAGTACTAGATGACTCTGAAGGCTCTGACATCATAGTTCTCAAAGCTCTAACTGATGGCTATCAGAAAATCGCCTCAAAGAATTATGATGATTGGCTAAAAGATGCTGTGGTGCTCTGTCAGCAAAGAAAATATATTCCAGCTATAATGCGTGTTAGAATGGCAATGAAACTGATTCATACTGGTGATTTTTTCAAACCTAAATACGGTTCTATGTTTTCAGATTTATTTGATTACCTAAATTCAAAAGCAAGGAATACTATCACTGTTTCGACTCCTGAAGATGAATTTGAAATAGTATATATAAAACCAGAATACTGGAAAAATGAACAAAACTTCGGCTATGCTATTTATTACAAGTCAAAGTTAAACTTTTTCGATTCGAATAGCAAAAATATCGAAAATGAAGCTAAATCAATCCATGAAAAAATGATATCTGATAATATTCTCGATTCAGTAGGACACTACTCTTATGTCCCACTCTTTTCAGATGAAAAACCAAAAGAAGTTTACAATCAAAATAAAGCCGTATTTTTCGAATTTGAAGAAAATGCTTTGCCTATAGATTATTCTGATTCATATGTTTATTTTGGTCAAGCTTTCGAACATGATGATAGAGCTTCAGAAATGTTTACAGATATTGAATTCGAAAAATATATATGCTCATTAGTTAATAAGACACCAGTTACTATTACTATAGCTGATCTTGAAAGTATAACTAGTTTAGATTTGAGCGAAGTTACTCACTCAATATATTCTTTAAAAGGCATATCAAAATTATCAAATCTCGAATATCTAGACACAGGCTACGCTTCAACATATTCCTTAGATGAAATCGGACAGCTCCACAAATTGAAATATTTGAAACTCCGTCCTGCTGTAAATACCGATTCACTATCTGATTTAAAAGATTTAAAAAACTTAGAAACTCTAGATATGAATTATAGCTATATAGATGACATCGATGCTATAGCTAATTTTGAAAAGTTAAAAACTCTCAATATCATGACTTTTAGAGATATAGATACCTCTGCTATTGCGAGTCTTAAGCATTTAGAAAACCTCATGATAGATGGTGAAAAAGAGAAAATAAAAAGCCTCGCACCAATCAAAGAACAACTTAAGCATTTAGAAATAGAAGGATTAAAATATGATTTGATAGACTTTCCTAATCTAGAAACTCTTCGAATAACTAGGATAAAAGGCAAGATAGACTTAGACATTATTAGCGGATCAAAACTCAAAAGTTTGACTATAGAACACTGTAATGATTTAGCCCCTATCTTTTTAGAAGATTTCTCAAATATAGAATATTTAGTATTGTCAAATTGCAATTTAGAAAATATTGACTTTCTAGAAAACTCTAAACTATTGACTTATTTAGATTTGAGTGTAAATGATTTGGTTGATTTAGATGGTATAGAACATTTGGAAAATCTTGAGCATTTAGATGTGTCTGTTAATGATTTAACTGATGTAGATGCTCTACAAGAACTTGAAAACCTAAAGTATTTGGATATCCCTGGGAACGATTTGACTACTTTAGATGGCTTAAATAGCCTTGAAAATCTAGAAGAGTTGAATGCTTCAAATAATAATCTTACTAATATAGATGCTATTTCACCGCTCAAAAATCTTAAAGTCTTGAATGTAAGACTTAATGAAAAGCTTAAAGATTCTCCTCTACTCAAATCTTTGAGTGAGCGCATTGAGGTTGAGATGCCGTAACTTTTATAAGTCATAGCTCTTTTTAAGAGCTATGACTTATCTTTTGATCGTTAAATTTTATAATATTTGATTTTCTCTATATGATTAATATCTAAGATTTTCATCCTACTCCATTTATTCCATTTTCATACATATTTTTTAATAAACTATCGTTTTTTGTTACTTCATATCCTTTATTTTTTACAAGACCTCCTAATTCAAATCCCAATGAAAATTTTGCGCCTCCTGGAGTTGATATTACTTCATATCCAAAACAAATAATTTTCCATGTGCAGGTTCAAGACTTTTATCCATGTAATATCCAAGGCCAGCAGAACCTCCAACTACATAGCTTTTTCAAATAAATTCAAATTATAATTTGAATCCACGCATTTTAAATGCTAAACTATACATAGTTTAATTATCGCACTATAAAGGAAGTGACAAAATGAATTATAAAAAAATATTAGCTGTTTTACTTTCGGTAGCTATGCTTTCCGGGTTTACATATATCTATTCCTCTCAAGCTATATCAACTGATAGCACTCAAGTTTTATCAGAAAATGGAAATTCAGCTCTAGACCCTAGACTTGAAAAACTTTTAGAAAATAAAGATGCTAAAAAAATATATATACCTAACTGCAGTGGTATAGAAGACTTCTCAGTACTTTCTGAATTTAAGTCTGTAGAACGTCTCATGTTAGAATCAGGTGATATGTCTTCTGCCAACTCTCTAGATTTTTTGAAATCTATGAAAAATCTAAAATTACTTTCTCTAAATGATATGAATATTTCTGAACTTCCAGATCTAAGTCATCTTAAAAATTTAGAGTATTTAAGTCTTCCAAATAACAGCATTTCATCACTAGAAAATATTGGCATATTGAATAATCTAAAGTCTCTATCTATATCAAGTAACAATATATCTGAATTATCATTTCTAATGAATTTTAAAAATCTAGAACTTCTTGTCGCTAACGACAATCATATTAGTGATATTTCTATTTTGCAAAACTTTATAGATTTAAAATCATTAGATCTATGTGAGAATAAAATCAATAATGTCTCTTCACTATCGTCTTTAAAATCGTTAGAATATCTAAACCTGTCAGATAATAGTATCGAAAACTTATCTCCAATATCAAATTTAACGGCATTAGAGTCTCTAAGTGCGTCAAATAATCCTATTGTCAATCTTGATAAATTACCTAATTTTACTCAACCATCGTGGCTATCTTTTGACAATTGCCCATTAAAAGATATTTCAGGAATATCAAATGTAGATAATATAGAGTCTTTGTCATTAAAAAATATCCCTACAACATTTGATTTATCACACATCTCTAATATTAAAAACTTAAAGCACTTAGATCTTAGTAATAGTAAATATGCAAATTTTCATATACTAGATGAGTTAAATTTCAACCAAAAATTGACTTCTCTAAATTTAGAAAATTGTAACCTTAAAAATATCCATTTTCTAAAAAATTTTGATATTATAAATCTAAATATATCAAATAATAGCATAGAATCATTAGCTGGGCTTGAAAATTCATTTTCGCTGAAGTTACTAAATGCAGAAAATAATTCTTTGAAATCGCTATCTGGAATTGAAAATCTAGGAAAACTTAAAGAATTAAACCTAAAATCTAACAAACTAACATTGAATAAAAATGATTTAAATATATTAGAGTCTCTTTGCCTATTTGACTTAGATCTAAGTCAAAATAATATAAACTCTGAAAAATTAAACCTAACGGCTCTAAAGAACAGTTCAAGTGAATTGTATTATTTGGATTTAAGTAACAATATCATAAATTCAATTGTTATACCTCATTTAGCTGAATTACGTAGTTTGTCTATGTCTGATTGCTCATTAAAATCGTTACCTAAATTTGATGCATTTGCTCCAAAAATGTCATTTCTAGATATAGCAGGAGCTCACTTAGATTCTTTAGATTCAATAGATGAAAATAATAAAATTACTGGACTTTATCTAAAAAACGTAACTTTGAAAAATAAACCTACTTCTGATGATTTCAAACTACCTTCGCTAAGTTCGTTAAATTTGGATTGTTCAAATATAAGTGATCTCTCTTTTTTGCGCCATAGCAAACTTATGTCTAATATATCATTGAACAACACTAATATCGATTTTTCATCAATACCTAAAAATCTAGAATTCGATGAGTTCGAAGCAAATAATGCGAATATAGATAGTTTAAATCAAATTCCAAACATAGAAACGCTTCGCTCTTTATCATTAACTTCTAATAACCTAGAATCTATTGATTTTAAAAATATGAATACAAAACTAAAAAGTTTAGATTTGAGAAATAATAGAATAGAATCTGTCCAAAACCTCAATAATTTACCTAAATTAAAATTTCTACTTTTAAGTAATAATAATATAAAAATATTTCCTAAATTGTCGAATTTGAACGAATTAATGATAATCCTTTTAAACCATAACGATATAAATGACCTAACTAATATCAACTTTATATCTTCGGATGCTAAATTGAATTTATTGAATTTAGCACACAATGACATAGAGACGATATCTAATCTAAAGTCATTAAATGCAGGTCTTGTTCTGCTACATGCTAATGATATAAAAGATGCGAGCATTATAGATACTTTAACTGGCGTATACAAGATAACTTTAGATGAGAATTTATCTGATTCAAATAAAATTGCAACTAAAAAAATTCCATTAAAAAATTATCTGATTGACTATCAAAAGTATTTATATGGACGTGTTATTGATGGCTATATTGATGTTTTAGATGAAATGTATAGTTATTATTTGGAATAAATATAGTAAATCAAACCTATTTCTTATAAGCAAATTTCCTAAAATTGAACTCACTCTATTTTCATGCTAAACTATACATAGTTTAATTATCACATTATAAAGGAAGTGACAAAATGAATTATAAAAAAACATTAGCTGTTTTACTTTCAGTAGCTATGCTTTCGGGGTTTACATGTAGCTATTCCTCTCAAGCTATATCAGCTGATAGCACTCAAGCTTTATCAAAAAATCAAAAATCAACTATAGACCCTAGGTTTGAAAAGCTTTTAGAAAATAAAGAGACTAAAAATATACATATACCTAACTGCAGTGGTATAGAAGACTTCTCAGTGCTTTCTGAATTTAAGTCTGCCGAAAACCTTATGCTAAATTGGGGAAATGTATCATCAATAGAGAACTTAGATTTTTTAAAAGATATGAAAAATCTAAGATCGCTATCTTTAACTAATATGAATATCCATGAATTACCTGATTTAAGTCACTTAGAAAAACTAAATTTTTTAGTCATTACCCACAATAATATTTCTAATCTATCTCCTCTATCTAATATTAGTACTTTAGAATCTCTTTCAATTTCAAATAACAATATTAGTGATATCTCAGCATTATCTGGTCTAAAAAATTTGAAATACTTAACTATCGGTGAAAACAACATTGAGGATTTATCTCCTCTATCTAACTTAGCTTCATTAGAAAAATTATATATCTTCGATAATAAAATACAAAATATAGATTCACTATCTTCTCTTTCAAATCTAAATACCTTATATTTGACTAACAATAACATCGAATCACTAGATGCTTTATCTAATTTGAATAAGCTATCATATTTATCTATCGAAAATTGTCCGCTAAAAAATATTTCTGGTTTATCTAATCTAAATAAGCTCTCTCGCTTATTTTTAGAAAATATTAAAACTAAGTTTGATTTGTCTCCTATCTCTACACTCAAATCTTTATATTGTTTAAAATTGAATAATACAAAAAATGCTAATTTCTATGCACTTGAAAATTTAAATTTTGAAATGAAATTATATTTTCTAGGATTAGAAAATTGTAATTTGAAAAATGTACTTTTTTTAAAGAATTTTAATACAAAAGATATAAATCTATCAAATAATAATATCAAATCACTTGCTGGTATTGAAAACTCGACTGAGCTATCTTCTTTGACTGCAGAAAATAATGCTTTAAACTCTCTCAATGGTATTCAAAATTTCAAAAAGTTAAATAAATTAAATTTGAAATCTAATAATTTAGTTTTATACAAAAATGATTTAGACATACTAAAGACGCTATCTCTATTCGAATTAAACCTAAGCCACAATGCAATAGAATCTGAAAACTTGAATCTTATGGCTCTAAAAAACAGTTCTTCTAAATTAAATACTCTTGATTTAAGCAACAATACTATAAATTCAATCACGATTCCACATTTAAATAAAATCAAAAATTTATTTCTTAACGATTGTCAGTTGAAATCACTGCCAAAGCTTGAAACATTTACACCCAAGCTAAGTTCATTGTCCATAAATGGCGCTAATTTAAAATCTTTAAATCCGCTAAATAACATCAATGGGCTAAGAAATCTTTCTTTAGAACACGTAAATATAAAAAACAAACCAGCAACAGATGATTTGTTTTTGCATTCTTTAAGAAATTTGAATTTAAGCTCCTCAAATCTGAGTGATTTATCGTTTCTAAATAATTTTAATGACTTAGTATGTCTGTCTATTAATAACACTGCTGTAGATTTTTCATCAATACCATCGAATCTATTATTGGCAGAATTCGAAGCAGATAATACAAACTTAAGTGATTTAAATCAAATCCCAATTGTAAATTCTGTTTGCTCCCTGTCTTTAAAATCAAATAATCTAAAATCCGCAAATTTTAAAAACACAAATGATAAACTTGAAAAATTAGATCTTAGAAATAACAAAATCACATCCGTTGAAAAGCTTGAACACTTAACTAAATTAGAACACCTTATTTTGAGTCATAACAAATTAAAAACCGTTCCTGATTTAACAAATTTAAGTCAATTAAAAGTAATTCTTTTGAATAATAATGAGATATTTGATCTATCTAATTTAAAATCTATATCCCCAGACACTAGATTAGATTTACTGAATTTATCTCACAATAAAATAGAATCCATAAGCGATTTAGAATATTTGAATGTAGGTCTTGTATTATTGCATAAAAATAGCATCAATAATATCGATATAGTAAACAATCTAAATGGCATTTATAAAGTCCATTTAGATAGCTGTAATTCCTCATTTATGTCAAATAAATTAACCACAAATGATCGATCACTACAACAGTATTTAATGGATTATCAATTTAAGTCATATAGAAAGGCTCTTGCTAGCTACATCTTTAAACTTGATGAAATATACAAGTATTATTTAGAATAATGTGCTGTCTGTAACAATTTATTTGTAAGAATAAATCATGCAGTATATCCAATTAGCTTTTAATCATAAATTGAACTCACTCTATTTTCATGCTAAACTATACATAGTTTAATTATCACATTATAAAGGAAGTGACTAAAATGAATTATAAAAAAATATTAGCTGTTTTACTTTCAGTAGCTATGCTTTCAGAGTTTACACCTATTACAACATCTATCACTCATTATCAAAGTTGTTATGCTCAAACTACATCATCGAATCAAAATGCAGAACTTGACTATAGATTATCTAATTTATTTAAAATGAATAATCCAAAAAAATTTAGTATGACCAATTGCCAAAATATAAGTGATTTTTCAACTATAGGCAACTTTCCTTCTATCGAGCACTTAGATCTTCGTGTAGGCAACACTCCTACAAAAGAATCACTAGCTTTTCTAACTAATCTTAAAAACTTGAAAACACTAACACTCTACGACATGAACATAAATGAATTACCTGATTTGAGTTCATTAAAAAACTTAGAAGAAGTACATATTTATAAGAACAACATTTCTAGTATATATGGCTTGACTGAACTTAAAAATCTTAAAATATTATCTTTAGCCGAAAATGAATTTTCTTCTGTTCCAAATTTAAGCAACTTACCAAACCTTCAAACTTTGAACATGCAATCTAACAAACTTGTTGATTTGTCTGGTCTGAATAATTTGAATAGCCTAATTCACTTAAATCTTAATAATAATCAATTAGAAACTCTTTCTAGTCTTGGTGATAATCTCAATCTCAATGAATTAGAAATATCAGGTTGTCCATTAAAAAATATAATTGGTATATCAAAAGCTAAAAATTTAAAATCTCTTACTATAAATAATCTTACTTCTTCTTTGGATTTAACTCCCTTATTGAATCTAAAAAATATTTGTCAATTGAACTTTGATGGTACTAATCATGCGAATTATTCAGTCTTATCAAATGCTCTATTTGCTAAAAATCTGAAATC from Tissierellales bacterium carries:
- a CDS encoding leucine-rich repeat domain-containing protein gives rise to the protein MFKLKSKKLITLISFSLALIICSCTSNVLSTSASEYIHEIEQKFDAEKADSINYFYGNFKMYEDPVYMTEFDENRKNTADNLANRIINSIKNNEYKTFSATESALENPSFLEKPYFDYLKNMFDNSTIELFATMHLNGYDEGESLSSEYSSYFYNRGFQHENESYNYLYTVEKDSTTHTFVISLVLDDSEGSDIIVLKALTDGYQKIASKNYDDWLKDAVVLCQQRKYIPAIMRVRMAMKLIHTGDFFKPKYGSMFSDLFDYLNSKARNTITVSTPEDEFEIVYIKPEYWKNEQNFGYAIYYKSKLNFFDSNSKNIENEAKSIHEKMISDNILDSVGHYSYVPLFSDEKPKEVYNQNKAVFFEFEENALPIDYSDSYVYFGQAFEHDDRASEMFTDIEFEKYICSLVNKTPVTITIADLESITSLDLSEVTHSIYSLKGISKLSNLEYLDTGYASTYSLDEIGQLHKLKYLKLRPAVNTDSLSDLKDLKNLETLDMNYSYIDDIDAIANFEKLKTLNIMTFRDIDTSAIASLKHLENLMIDGEKEKIKSLAPIKEQLKHLEIEGLKYDLIDFPNLETLRITRIKGKIDLDIISGSKLKSLTIEHCNDLAPIFLEDFSNIEYLVLSNCNLENIDFLENSKLLTYLDLSVNDLVDLDGIEHLENLEHLDVSVNDLTDVDALQELENLKYLDIPGNDLTTLDGLNSLENLEELNASNNNLTNIDAISPLKNLKVLNVRLNEKLKDSPLLKSLSERIEVEMP
- a CDS encoding leucine-rich repeat domain-containing protein — its product is MNYKKTLAVLLSVAMLSGFTCSYSSQAISADSTQALSKNQKSTIDPRFEKLLENKETKNIHIPNCSGIEDFSVLSEFKSAENLMLNWGNVSSIENLDFLKDMKNLRSLSLTNMNIHELPDLSHLEKLNFLVITHNNISNLSPLSNISTLESLSISNNNISDISALSGLKNLKYLTIGENNIEDLSPLSNLASLEKLYIFDNKIQNIDSLSSLSNLNTLYLTNNNIESLDALSNLNKLSYLSIENCPLKNISGLSNLNKLSRLFLENIKTKFDLSPISTLKSLYCLKLNNTKNANFYALENLNFEMKLYFLGLENCNLKNVLFLKNFNTKDINLSNNNIKSLAGIENSTELSSLTAENNALNSLNGIQNFKKLNKLNLKSNNLVLYKNDLDILKTLSLFELNLSHNAIESENLNLMALKNSSSKLNTLDLSNNTINSITIPHLNKIKNLFLNDCQLKSLPKLETFTPKLSSLSINGANLKSLNPLNNINGLRNLSLEHVNIKNKPATDDLFLHSLRNLNLSSSNLSDLSFLNNFNDLVCLSINNTAVDFSSIPSNLLLAEFEADNTNLSDLNQIPIVNSVCSLSLKSNNLKSANFKNTNDKLEKLDLRNNKITSVEKLEHLTKLEHLILSHNKLKTVPDLTNLSQLKVILLNNNEIFDLSNLKSISPDTRLDLLNLSHNKIESISDLEYLNVGLVLLHKNSINNIDIVNNLNGIYKVHLDSCNSSFMSNKLTTNDRSLQQYLMDYQFKSYRKALASYIFKLDEIYKYYLE